Proteins co-encoded in one Halodesulfovibrio sp. genomic window:
- a CDS encoding 2-oxoacid:acceptor oxidoreductase family protein, whose product MKELQQIDRFEIRLSGTGGQGLITLGRVLGHSLALGHGYNVTQTQSYGPEARGGSSRADVVISSSAISFPKTENLDLLVALSQPACNAYYRFLKRGGVLLVDSELVQHAPTNQFVGLPFTKLAKDKIGNELTLNTIVLGAVTHLLAFAEPRIVRKSLEETLPPKIQALNVKAFNLGLREAKRHLGEAPKIWQTAAENGVEDEAEGFED is encoded by the coding sequence ATGAAAGAGCTACAGCAGATAGATCGTTTTGAAATTCGGTTGTCTGGCACTGGCGGTCAGGGGCTGATTACTCTCGGGCGCGTACTTGGACATTCTCTTGCGTTGGGACATGGGTATAATGTGACCCAGACACAAAGTTACGGACCTGAAGCCCGTGGTGGTTCCAGCCGTGCGGATGTCGTTATTAGTAGTTCAGCTATTAGTTTTCCAAAAACAGAAAATTTGGATTTGCTTGTGGCATTGTCTCAACCCGCGTGTAATGCTTATTACCGCTTTTTAAAACGTGGTGGTGTGTTGCTGGTTGATTCTGAGCTGGTACAGCATGCGCCAACAAACCAATTTGTGGGGCTGCCTTTTACGAAGCTCGCTAAGGATAAGATTGGTAACGAATTAACGCTAAACACAATTGTTCTTGGGGCAGTGACTCATTTACTTGCGTTTGCAGAGCCGCGAATTGTCCGCAAATCGTTAGAAGAAACGTTACCTCCTAAAATTCAGGCATTGAATGTCAAAGCATTCAATCTTGGACTGCGTGAGGCAAAGCGTCATCTTGGTGAAGCTCCTAAAATCTGGCAAACAGCAGCAGAGAATGGAGTTGAGGATGAAGCGGAAGGATTTGAAGATTAG
- a CDS encoding 2-oxoacid:acceptor oxidoreductase subunit alpha: MAHKRRRKRKELFAQGNEAVAQGALLAGCTFYAGYPITPSTEIMEIMAQRLPRTEDGVFLQMEDEIASMGAVIGASLTGRKAMTATSGPGFSLKQELIGYACMVEAPLVIVNVMRGGPSTGLPTSPAQGDVQMARWGTHGDHPVIVLSASTVPECLEMTVVAFNMAEKYRTPVILLIDEVTAHTREKITIPFEDELEVLSRMQPAVPPEWFKPYAEAARGVPAMAAIGQGYRCHVTGLTHDQMGYPTSRPDEVNEFMTRLFRKIDNYYHDVILVDEYCLEDAEYAVVAYGCVARSAHHAVDQARERGYKVGLLTLKTLFPFARPAVEKLCMQCGHLLVPEMNMGQISREVKRVNNGHTRIRTLNRVDGQIITPSEILKAIL, from the coding sequence ATGGCTCACAAAAGGCGTAGAAAAAGAAAAGAATTATTCGCACAAGGCAACGAGGCTGTTGCTCAGGGCGCATTACTGGCAGGGTGCACATTTTATGCGGGATACCCTATTACACCGTCGACAGAAATAATGGAGATTATGGCGCAACGCCTGCCACGGACTGAAGACGGTGTTTTTTTACAAATGGAAGATGAGATTGCCAGCATGGGAGCGGTAATTGGCGCTTCTTTGACTGGTCGCAAAGCGATGACAGCAACGTCTGGTCCGGGGTTTTCCCTTAAGCAGGAGCTGATCGGATACGCGTGTATGGTTGAAGCTCCGCTTGTGATCGTCAATGTTATGCGTGGCGGACCAAGTACTGGCTTACCGACGTCACCTGCTCAGGGAGATGTACAGATGGCGCGATGGGGAACCCACGGTGACCATCCAGTCATTGTGCTTTCAGCCTCAACCGTTCCTGAATGTCTGGAAATGACAGTCGTTGCTTTTAATATGGCAGAGAAATATCGCACTCCTGTAATTCTGCTTATTGATGAAGTGACTGCCCATACAAGGGAAAAAATTACCATCCCGTTCGAAGATGAACTGGAAGTGTTGTCCCGCATGCAACCAGCTGTGCCGCCTGAATGGTTCAAGCCGTATGCGGAAGCTGCTCGTGGTGTGCCTGCCATGGCTGCCATCGGGCAGGGATATCGCTGTCATGTTACTGGGCTTACTCACGATCAAATGGGCTACCCGACTTCACGACCAGATGAGGTTAATGAGTTTATGACCCGTTTGTTCCGAAAAATTGATAATTACTACCATGATGTCATTTTAGTTGATGAATATTGCCTTGAGGACGCTGAATATGCTGTTGTCGCGTATGGCTGTGTTGCCCGCTCTGCTCATCATGCTGTGGATCAGGCTCGTGAACGAGGGTATAAGGTGGGATTGCTGACACTAAAAACGCTGTTCCCGTTTGCCCGTCCGGCTGTAGAAAAGCTGTGTATGCAGTGTGGGCATTTGCTGGTTCCTGAAATGAATATGGGACAGATTTCTCGTGAAGTGAAACGAGTAAACAACGGACATACCCGTATCCGTACACTTAATCGTGTAGATGGGCAGATTATTACTCCGTCTGAAATTCTTAAAGCAATATTGTAG
- a CDS encoding 2-oxoacid:ferredoxin oxidoreductase subunit beta, whose amino-acid sequence MSDVTKLIHDYLRHNKKFPHVFCAGCGHGIVLGSLVRSVHALQLHKDNVVIVAGIGCSGRMAVYVDFNTVHTAHGRALTFATGIKMANPELNVICVMGDGDAMSIGGNHLIHAARRNIGVTALILNNQIYGMTGGQCSPATPQGDLSMTSPFGSLEQPFDTVELAKAAGANFVARSTSFHANQLDKLMQQAIMHPGFSVLEALSPCPTQYGRKNKFRSVVDMYNWLKKNTVKVENLKEGDTRIPTGVFQNLDRPGLEERYDELRQSLQAKE is encoded by the coding sequence ATGTCTGACGTTACAAAACTTATTCACGACTATTTGCGGCATAACAAAAAGTTTCCGCATGTGTTCTGTGCTGGTTGCGGACATGGCATTGTTCTTGGGTCACTTGTACGCAGCGTACATGCCTTGCAGCTTCATAAAGACAATGTGGTCATAGTTGCCGGTATCGGCTGTTCTGGTCGCATGGCGGTGTATGTTGATTTTAACACTGTGCATACCGCACACGGGCGTGCTCTTACTTTTGCCACTGGTATTAAAATGGCAAACCCAGAACTTAATGTAATCTGTGTAATGGGAGACGGCGACGCCATGTCTATTGGCGGGAACCATCTCATTCATGCAGCACGCAGAAATATCGGTGTGACTGCTCTAATTTTGAATAACCAGATTTACGGAATGACAGGGGGGCAGTGTTCTCCTGCTACACCTCAAGGTGATTTGTCTATGACTTCTCCTTTTGGGTCACTAGAACAGCCTTTTGATACAGTTGAACTTGCAAAGGCTGCTGGAGCTAACTTTGTTGCCCGCAGTACTTCGTTTCATGCAAATCAATTAGATAAACTGATGCAGCAAGCCATCATGCATCCGGGATTTTCTGTGCTTGAAGCACTGTCGCCATGTCCGACGCAGTATGGTCGAAAAAATAAATTCCGTAGTGTTGTTGATATGTACAACTGGTTAAAAAAGAACACTGTCAAAGTGGAAAATTTGAAAGAAGGCGATACCCGTATCCCGACAGGCGTATTCCAGAATCTCGATAGACCGGGGCTTGAAGAGCGTTACGATGAGTTGCGTCAGTCCTTGCAGGCGAAGGAGTAA
- a CDS encoding 4Fe-4S binding protein — MPKKNKGQTLVCVYPDWCKGCGLCVAFCPGKVLQLNALGKAEVVQPEECINCGFCELHCPDFAIAVRPKCSSNGMHCRTSCEPGETGGAGVASESSESEKIPQKAVAEG, encoded by the coding sequence ATGCCAAAGAAGAATAAAGGCCAAACTCTTGTGTGTGTGTATCCGGATTGGTGTAAGGGATGCGGACTATGTGTTGCATTCTGTCCGGGTAAGGTTCTTCAACTTAATGCGCTTGGCAAGGCAGAAGTAGTTCAGCCGGAAGAGTGTATTAACTGTGGTTTTTGTGAACTTCATTGTCCTGATTTTGCAATTGCGGTCAGACCAAAATGTAGCAGTAACGGTATGCATTGTAGAACCAGCTGTGAGCCGGGTGAAACTGGTGGTGCTGGGGTGGCAAGCGAATCGAGCGAATCCGAGAAAATTCCACAAAAAGCAGTAGCAGAGGGCTAG